GATGAACAGGAGCATGCTGCGGTTCGGGGCGAAGAAGCTGCTGTTCCGCCGCGCCGTGAGCATGAGCGACCTGACGGAATGGATGGACACCGTGCAGGGATTCATGGGCAACTTCTCCGCCATAGCCGACGCATTGCGCGTGCTGTCCCGGGGGAAAGTGTCACAGCTGAACAACTGCTCGATAAACCTGATAGTGGACCTGCTCAAGAATTGGGACGACGCGGTGTGCTTGAAGTATGACCCCGTCGGCACGGACAACACGATCAACTCGAAACTCACCCGCAAAAGCCACGGGCTGGCCCTTTCAATCCACAGGAAGGAAGACCTGTTTCCTGTGCCGGAGGAAATCGCCGGTTTAAATTACGTGGATCACAAGACGGAAAGGATGTGACACCCGGGTCAGCCGCCTGCTTTCCGCGAAAGCGAGCCGAGCAGGGCGAGCCTTTCATTAAGCAAGCCGGGATTTATAAGCGATAGAGCTTCGCAGAACCGGTCCGCCGCCCCATGCCGGTCTTTGCCGCGCAGATTCAAAAGCCCCAGCCGGTATGGGATTATCCAGTCCAGCCTGGACTGTCCTCTGGCCGCTTCGTACAGATTGGCGGCTTCGTCAAACCGGTTTCCGGCATAGGCTATGTCCGCCTTGAGCTTGGAAAACTGATCGTGTTCAAACGAATCGCCCAAAATATTTTCAAGCCTTTTCAAATACTGCGCCGCCTCTTCCGGCATGCCGTTTTGAGAGCAGTGCACCGCCAGCGATTCGGCCGCCAGCGCGTTTTGCCGGTCACTGGCAAGCGCTTTTTTATACAGCTCGAAAGCATCCGCTTTATTGCCATGGGCGTATAGCCTGTCCGCCTGGATCACCATCCCGTCGCCTCGCATTTTCGATGGCTTTGCAAGATTGCGCATTACATTCATGGCGGACGCCGCCGCCCAGTGTATCCATGCAGCCATGCCGTCGAGCCCGCCAAATATCCACCCGAACGGTCCGCCGATGTGATGCTCACGTTCGGCGGAGCCTTTGTCATCCGTGGCCAGCGCCGATATGCGTTCTTCAAGGGCGCAAAGGACAAGAGCCTGCGCGCGCAGCGTGGCGGCGGGAAGCATGGTTTCGGCTTCAAGCAGATATTTCAAGTCGCCGGACAATTTATATTTCGAAAGGGCGCGCAAGACGCCAAGCGAGATGTTCGACGGGGAGAACGCAAGCCCTTCCTCCGCCGTTTTCAGCGCATTTTCCCAATCCCCGGCAGAGGCGAGATTGGCGGCCAGGAAATAGCGGGCGGCGCGGTTGGCTGTATCGGCCTTCACAGCGGCGCGAAACTGCTCCGCGGACTTTGAAATCAATCCAAGCCGGATGAACAGCCGGCCGCTTGGAGATTCGACGGCCGCTCCGGAAAGCACGGCTCCGGCGTCGTCTGCTTTCCCTGATCCCGCAAGGGAAGCGGCTTTTCTGATGATGCGGGCGGAGCTCATAACTGGAATTGCAGTTCCCGGTGGTGGTGGGGTGATTATAGGAGCATCTGGTTTTTAAGCTGGTCACTTGAATGGCGCACCTTCCGGCACAATGTCCCGCAAAGGTTTCTTAAGAAAATAAATCCAATATCCTTGTCGTTTTCAAGGAGGGCGCTCAATTTCTGGAAGGGGAGCCTTATCGCCTTCACTTCATCCATCGCCACCACAGTGGCCGACCGTTTATGCCCGTCTATAAAGGAAAGCTCCCCGGCGATCCCCTTGTAAAAAAGGATCTCGTATTTGTTGTCCGCCGAGTTTCCGCTGGAGTTGGCCAGGGTGTTCTTCATTTCAAACGAGACAAGCCCGTCGTAAACGATGAATATGTCCCGCCCGGTGTCGTCTTCTATGATAAGGCTGGATCCCGGCGCATATTCCTCGCAGACAGCCAAAGACGCAAGCCTGGCGGCCTGCTCATCGCTCATGCCGGCGGTGAGGCCGTTTTGCTTTAGAATTTCGACGATGTCCAAAAGTCCCGTCTCCCGTTAAGTTTAGGCATAGGCGATGGGAAGCTGATAACCTGTTTTTCAGCTTAATATAGCAGTTTGCGCCGCGCCGGGCGAAAAAAAAGCGGGGCGTTTGCCGCCCCGCCCGCTTAAAACAATACGCCGTTAAGGAAGCCTATTCCTCGTTGGAGGTCTCTGCGGCTGCTTCGTCCTTCGCCTGTTCCTCGGCCCCTTCGTGGGAAGGCTCTTCGACTACTTCCGCCTGGACAGTGATCTTGATCTTCGCCGTCACCTTCGGATGGAGCCACAGGGCCACCTCTTCGTCGCCAAGATGCCTGATGGGCCTGTCTATCACCATTTTCTTCCTGTCCACGGTGATGCCGCGCTCCTTTAACGCCTCTTCCACGTCCCCCCCGGTCACCGACCCGAACAGCTTGCCGTCCGCGCCCGCCTTGCGGATGAACACTATCGGCTCGAGCGCCTCGAGCGCCGCCTTCTGCCCATCCGCCTCGGTGACGGCCTTGGCCAGCTTGCGCGCCCTTTGCTTTAAGTTCGTCTGGAATGTCTTCTTATTGCCCGCTGTGGCCGCTTCCGCCAGTTTTTTTGGAATAAGGAAGTTCCGGGCGTAGCCATCGGCGACTTTCACTTCGTCGCCGGGATTGCCCAGGCTTTTAACAAAATCCTTGAGAATGACTTTCATGACTGTTCCTCCGGTGTGTCCGTTTTCTTTTTTCTGAATTCAGCCCATACGTCCATAAGCCCAAGCCCGGACATCACAAGGATGAGCGGCGGCTGGGAAAAAATCACAAAGTACCCGATCGCTCTTAGGATCACGTGGACCTGGGCCTTCATGAAGAAATAATGGATAAGCGCCAGGCCCTGGACCATGTACGCCCCCATCACGCATATCAAAACATTGAGGGCAACGGTCTGCGCCGCGCCCTCCGCGAACATGGACCCGGCCCCGCCGGCCACCACGCCCCACACAAGCCAGTCCGACGCGCGCAACTCCGCCAGGCTGTGGTTCTTGAAATAAATCCCAAGGCCGAACCGCAACGACGCCGCCCGTATCGCCATGATGTTCATCGCCGCCATGGTCAGTGCGCTAAGGAACGCCATGGAGGGGAACAACCGGGCGAAAACTTCAGCCAGCGACTTGCCGTTCTCCGAAAGCCAGTTGATGACCTCCGGGTCGGCGTTCACCTGTTTATAAGACTCCATCGCCGTATGCACCGCCATTCCGGCGATGCGCTGAGGGGCATCTATGGCGTTTCCGCCGGACATTTCCACGGCCGCGTAAAACACCGCAAAGCCGGCCAGCGACGAGACAATGGCCGCCTTGGCCAGCGTGCGCTCCAGCGAATCGTCCTTGAAGAACGACGACGAGAGCGCAAAGGCCGCCGACACGCAGGTTCCAATGTAAATCGCCGCCACCGCAGGCCCGCCTATCAGGAACACCGCCATGGCCGCAACCACAGCCCAGCCCGCTCCCGCCTTGTGGCCGTGCGACACTATTGAATAATACAGCGGCGCGGCGGCGAACATCGCCAATGGCGGAAGGGCCATGGACGCAAGAAAAAGCACGGCCGAAAGGGCCGGGGGCGCCACATGGGCGTAAAAGCTCCTTCCCGCCCCCTGTGTCATGGATGCCGCCGCAGTGTTCACGGTCTAAAAGAACGAGTA
This genomic interval from Nitrospinota bacterium contains the following:
- a CDS encoding tetratricopeptide repeat protein — its product is MSSARIIRKAASLAGSGKADDAGAVLSGAAVESPSGRLFIRLGLISKSAEQFRAAVKADTANRAARYFLAANLASAGDWENALKTAEEGLAFSPSNISLGVLRALSKYKLSGDLKYLLEAETMLPAATLRAQALVLCALEERISALATDDKGSAEREHHIGGPFGWIFGGLDGMAAWIHWAAASAMNVMRNLAKPSKMRGDGMVIQADRLYAHGNKADAFELYKKALASDRQNALAAESLAVHCSQNGMPEEAAQYLKRLENILGDSFEHDQFSKLKADIAYAGNRFDEAANLYEAARGQSRLDWIIPYRLGLLNLRGKDRHGAADRFCEALSLINPGLLNERLALLGSLSRKAGG
- a CDS encoding cyclic nucleotide-binding domain-containing protein codes for the protein MDIVEILKQNGLTAGMSDEQAARLASLAVCEEYAPGSSLIIEDDTGRDIFIVYDGLVSFEMKNTLANSSGNSADNKYEILFYKGIAGELSFIDGHKRSATVVAMDEVKAIRLPFQKLSALLENDKDIGFIFLRNLCGTLCRKVRHSSDQLKNQMLL
- a CDS encoding 50S ribosomal protein L9, with translation MKVILKDFVKSLGNPGDEVKVADGYARNFLIPKKLAEAATAGNKKTFQTNLKQRARKLAKAVTEADGQKAALEALEPIVFIRKAGADGKLFGSVTGGDVEEALKERGITVDRKKMVIDRPIRHLGDEEVALWLHPKVTAKIKITVQAEVVEEPSHEGAEEQAKDEAAAETSNEE
- a CDS encoding DUF2232 domain-containing protein; protein product: MTQGAGRSFYAHVAPPALSAVLFLASMALPPLAMFAAAPLYYSIVSHGHKAGAGWAVVAAMAVFLIGGPAVAAIYIGTCVSAAFALSSSFFKDDSLERTLAKAAIVSSLAGFAVFYAAVEMSGGNAIDAPQRIAGMAVHTAMESYKQVNADPEVINWLSENGKSLAEVFARLFPSMAFLSALTMAAMNIMAIRAASLRFGLGIYFKNHSLAELRASDWLVWGVVAGGAGSMFAEGAAQTVALNVLICVMGAYMVQGLALIHYFFMKAQVHVILRAIGYFVIFSQPPLILVMSGLGLMDVWAEFRKKKTDTPEEQS